GGCAATTTTTATCCATATTCATGAACTCACCCATTAACCATCTAATTTGGATAAGTCTTAACTCAATCCATTTGAATATTTGGGTTGAATGGGTAAAGACCCATtagattatttaattatatggatCTTAATGGATAAACCCACCAATACCCACAAaaacccatctaaaatttaaataagcaacagaaaatctaaatttctagaaaatgaccgaaatacccttgaaacctaaaaaaagaccaaaataccccctgaaacctacaaaatgaccaaaataccctcgaaatataaaaatcaccaaaatactctctgaaacctaaaaaattatcgAAATACCCTTGACCCATTAGGAgttatttgggtcatttttaggttttggaggtattttggtcatttttttaggttttagagatattttggtcattttaaaggtttcatgagtattttcctcattttacaaattttgggggtaatttggtcattttagtggtttttgagcatatttggtgattttagagGTTTCTTGGGTATTTTTCTCAATTTAGagattttttgggtatttttctcaatttagagattttggtgatattttgttcattttagagattttggggaTAATTTGGATGTccaagggtatattggtaattttagaagtgtaggggtatttgggtcattttgggTATTTAAGGGTATTTAGGTCATTTTGGAAGTTATGAGGGTATTCAAGTAGTTTTAGAGATATTTGGGTCATATTAGATTAAATGGGTGGGTATTAggtaattaatttttgtataaaCAGGTCATAAATTGGTAAATGGTACATTACACACCCAACCCATTTATAACCCAACCTGCccatttgccacccctaattgCAACACATTATGTCAATGTGGTATCCATTTCATTGACTAAAATGCAAGCACATAAtaagtatataattttatttattattttttgagaagaataagtagataatttcattggaacaaatttgagagagagagagagagagagagagagagagagagagaatgttatGTGGGTTTGATGATTAAGATCTAAGTGATTGGGTTGGGCCATACACCATCTTGATCCAAGTTCTCTATCGTTGTTGCTGGCGAGATCTTGTTTGAGACAAGCTTGTGCTATCAATGTCAACACGATAGTGATAGTAGAAGTGGAGAAGGACGAGAGGTACAATAGTGAAATTGGTTCTTAGATCTGGGTcttttcaagtttttgaaaactaaaataaattcaaaaaattcaaaatctaacatgttaattttttttaattgctaatATTGCATCATTATTTTAAGGTTTTTGTTAATGGATTAATGACACGGTATAATTAGCATAGTTAGTAAAATACGGTATGAGTTTAATATGACAAGCATTAGGACGAGTATAGTTCAACATCTTTCAAAAAAGTACGTTTCCAAAATTcaacataaaaatatgaaaacgGAGAAAAAACGGTACGTGTATGTTACAAGTACGTtacatttgttttttaaaaaatagtaacaaaaatacgTAAACATTTACTATatctttttttagataaatacaatCATTTTTGTATCATAACCTTTTTAGCTCCTGTCAAGTGTGATTTGATCTTTAGaacattcaaataaaatttaaattttttgagaacAATGCAagagaaattacaaaatttattatataggTCATATAAATTGACGCAtcactaattttaaaaagtattttaaacactcattattatttttataaaacaacaccaatcacatttattgtCTCATCaattattaagtttttgtagtatgAGTAGTGctatgttcataacatttttcacaaaaattctATAGCAAATCCTCAATGACAAGCTATTATCGGTGAGTGAGaaagtgatgttaatggtgGGTCTAAATTATAACAAGCAACAATTTACTACTTAGATTTTGTTGTAAATATATTGTATACATAGTATTCCTAAGTAATATGTGTTGCACTAGTTTTAGAgtatttaagataataataataataataaatcctaAACATGGATATTTTGGCACTAGGAACAATGACACAGACTTGGAATATGTGTTTTGTCaggtttatattttaaatatattaaaaatgactTTTAAGGTctgtttgggaacaacttatttagctaaaactaaaaactttttgctaaaaatactgtacataaattaaaagttagctgaaataatgCACTAGAatccatgaataataccaaaaagaatattaccaaaaaatgcaataggacccataaatagtagcaaaaataagctgccCAATATTCGCTTATCCCAAACGCAACCTTAGGCTCATTTAGTGTTGAACATGTATTcgttttttttagattttttaataatttatattccTTGTCTGATGCAACAACCaacaagttttaaaaaaagctgattttttaacatttaacaaACCCCTAATGTAACGAGCTTATTTTTACACTATTCGTATTTAATGCTTATTGTACATTTAAATCTAAAGTAAAGCGTTTAGTTATGTTTGCAAATAGTACGTAGTTTTGAAAAACAGTATGTAAGATGCAAAtaactttaattttaatgaatgtACGCCAATTGTTTGTGTACTTTATGCATATTTACCAATTGTGATAATCAGAaccatttattataaaataaaaggtcaAGATTAAAATAACCCTATGTGATAGAATTCCCTAGAATCTTAGTCCAAAATATCTATCCTATCGGATCATTTTGTTACAGAAAAGTCTAAAtctatgaaaaaaattttacaaactaaaCTAATGTGGTAATAAATAAGATGAGAAATGCAAAAAATGAGATGGAAAATGTTAAAGGAACTACAAGTTTTGCTAAAGGGCTTTATGTAGCAGAATATATATGgcaatgaatgtgattagtgGGTTTCAACTAgctcataaatattcatttgaaTTACCTCTTTATAATTTGTGGCTCATCAGTTTTTAAGCTCAGCTTAGTAAACTTGTAGTACTTGCAACATTACTCTTAATGAGATTTGTTTCACTTCAAtaagataaagaagaaaattttactatataaccTATACAAATTGATGTAGCAATGGATGTAATTGGTGAATgtcaaaaacataataaatgaatatcaAAAGCaccttttttgttctttttctaattGGTGACACATTAATTTCTACCGTAGTAAACATTATAGTATCAATAGAATCACTTGTAAGatagttatgacttatgagtattagaattattttttgtgattggtgacacgTTAGTTTGGAAGACCTATATAGTAAAATCTATAGTATTCCTATCATCACTCTTTGTAGTATCCCGAGCATCTCTCTACTACATAATCTTTACAAGTTGACATTTTACTAATCATAAAAAAGTGGTTACATATtcatttattaggttttttaaGTCTATGATCATATTCATtgtcatgtcaatttatttaataaattttttatatattcaacATTATTCATAAATATCACACATTGGAATTAATTGAGTCATATCTTAATGTCGTAGAAACAACATACCGTCGGGTGGTTGATCACGGCAAGACCTATCTTCTTCGTCTAGTCAACTCAGTTGTAGCAGCAAATATGTTCTTTGCAATAGCTGAACACAACTTCACAATTGTTGGAATGGATGCAAGTTATATCAAACCCATAACTACTAGTTACATACTGATAAGCGCAGGACAAACCATGGATATTCTACTCACAGCAAATCAGACTCTTGGCCATTATTATATAGCTGCTCGACAATTCTGGAGCCAAGAGGCAGATCTTaataattttgacaaattcaatgTCACTGCGATCATCGAATACAGAGGAAACTACACTATTCCATTATCTCCTTTCTTTCCAAGTAAACTTCCCAGTTACAAAGACTTAGCAGCTGCCATGAAATACTCAACCCTTTTTAGGAGCTTAGCAAGCAAAGACCATCCCATAAATGTCCCCTTAAACATTACCACCAGAATGTATATTACAGTTTCCATGGCTAATATTGAATGTAAAAATACTACATGTATGGCAACCGGTGAAGAAATTATAATAGCTACAAGCGTGAATAACATAAGTTGGACTAACCCTGTTCCTACTGATATACTGCTTGCTTACTACAggtttttttccctctttccctcttttattttatatatattttttaatatagattGCATTGTTTTTATAAAGAACAAAGTATGTAGCTTCAATTCTTTTCCATTTCTTCCTTTATGATTGCAAGTGCAGTTTTTGGTagtttattttcatattatttatCAACAGATTAGTTTTTAGTAACTTTATGTTAAATgtatgacaaaaaaaataaaaactggtttatttttaaaaggctAGAAGTtagattatgaaaaaaaaaaaaaaaatagtaaaaccTTGCGCACACTGCATGTCCTATGATGCCATAGTAGCGATAATTAAAAACTAAGAATAAAAGACTATGACTTTTACTCAAATGACCATGTAGAGTTTGATAATTACTTGGTCCTCTTCCATGTAATCAATATATGTTTTAGTTATCTTTTTAGAGTTGTGATATTATGgttgagagatttttttttttttaaattgtgcaTTTTATTAAAGGACTTTTGCCAAACATTGCATAGATTACTGACTAGGTAtgaatattttatcaaaatgcaACATGATTATCCTTCTACCATAGAGGACAATacattttgatatttgattatattaaaatatttcatgCAGGAATATTAGTGGGGTTTACACTACAGATTTCCCAGACCAACCCCTTTATTATTATAACTTCACATCTTCCGAACTTCCAGATTATTTGGAAATAGCAGACCTTGGGACCAAGGTGAAGGTGTTGAATTATAATGAAGCCGTTGAGATTGTTTTTCAAGGTACCAATATGTTGGGCAATGGGTATCATCCAATGCATTTGCACGGGCATAGCTTTTACGTGGTTGGAAGTGGTTATGGAAATTATAACAATGAAACCgacccaaaaaattttaatttggttgATCCAGTCGCAGTTAATACCTTCGGTGTGCCTAAGAATGGATGGGTTGCCATCAGATTTGTAGCAAACAATCCAGGCAAGTTATTTTATCACTATCTTCTACGtttagtttatattattataaaaagtgCATGCATTAGAGACAGAACATTCGTTGGCTCAAGATCTTGTAACCACAAATAAAtatggataatttttttaaaaataagtttaaggGGGAAGATGAGATCAAACTTGTAGAAAAAAAGGTTGCTACTGACTTAAGGGGAGGGGGGGAGGGAAAATGAATCGCAAATGCatgcatttaaaaattgatCTAATTATCTAATTTTGGTTGGTCTAAGAATTGTGGATGTTAACATCAATAATATTTGGCAGGTGTGTGGTTTTGGCATTGTCATGTAGATAGACATATGACTTGGGGTATGGCTGCTGTTTTTATCGTAAAGAATGGAGGC
This portion of the Castanea sativa cultivar Marrone di Chiusa Pesio chromosome 7, ASM4071231v1 genome encodes:
- the LOC142643325 gene encoding laccase-15-like, translated to MNFKNKECLLNFIGFLFLVAQCLSMVKGEVHYYEFVLAEKNFTKLCNTTSKLVVNDSIPGPVIRVHKGDTVYVNVHNQGYYGVTIHWHGVKQPRNPWSDGPEYITQCPIEPGSNFTYEVIFSTEEGTLWWHAHSDWTRAYVYGAIVILPTIGTTYPFPKPDDEDIIILGSLYSGNLEAELDYDLLYGNELPHSIGYTINGEPGDFGPCSKETTYRRVVDHGKTYLLRLVNSVVAANMFFAIAEHNFTIVGMDASYIKPITTSYILISAGQTMDILLTANQTLGHYYIAARQFWSQEADLNNFDKFNVTAIIEYRGNYTIPLSPFFPSKLPSYKDLAAAMKYSTLFRSLASKDHPINVPLNITTRMYITVSMANIECKNTTCMATGEEIIIATSVNNISWTNPVPTDILLAYYRNISGVYTTDFPDQPLYYYNFTSSELPDYLEIADLGTKVKVLNYNEAVEIVFQGTNMLGNGYHPMHLHGHSFYVVGSGYGNYNNETDPKNFNLVDPVAVNTFGVPKNGWVAIRFVANNPGVWFWHCHVDRHMTWGMAAVFIVKNGGTTETSIRKPPPHLPPCNVPLKLRVQNNDGANGKENQTIFI